The Mauremys reevesii isolate NIE-2019 linkage group 1, ASM1616193v1, whole genome shotgun sequence genome has a segment encoding these proteins:
- the SSBP1 gene encoding single-stranded DNA-binding protein, mitochondrial, producing MLRRPIIQVLRQFIRHESDSATSLILERSLNRIQLLGRVGQDPVMRQVEGKNPVTIFSLATNEMWRSGESEVFQAGDITQKTTWHRISVFRPGLRDVAYQYVKKGARIYVEGKIDYGEYTDKNNVRRQATTIIADNIIFLSDHVKEKV from the exons GTGCTTCGTCAGTTTATAAGGCACGAGTCTGATTCAGCCACCTCCTTGATACTTGAAAGAT CCCTGAATCGTATCCAGTTACTCGGTCGAGTAGGACAGGACCCTGTTATGAGGCAAGTGGAGGGAAAAAATCCTGTTACAATTTTTTCTCTTGCAACCAATGAGATGTGGCGATCAGGGGAAagtgaggtgttccaggcag GTGATATCACTCAAAAGACAACGTGGCACAGGATCTCTGTGTTTAGGCCAGGCCTGAGAGATGTGGCATATCAGTATGTGAAGAAGGG TGCTCGAATCTATGTGGAAGGGAAGATAGACTACGGTGAATATACAGATAAAAACAATGTGAGGCGGCAGGCCACAACAATCATAGCAG ATAACATTATTTTTCTGAGCGACCATGTCAAAGAGAAGGTGTGA